The Topomyia yanbarensis strain Yona2022 chromosome 3, ASM3024719v1, whole genome shotgun sequence nucleotide sequence gtaaacatttgaattaatatacgataaacactaccctctaagaacggttggtttcaaaatcgtccaatgaaggacgttcgttggaccaatttggacaacgtcgaGTGAAACTCGAATTTTAGGGTTTCTAGATTCCAACGAATACCGTTGACAACCGGTTTAAAGAAatctatatttttaaaattagcCATTCGAAAACCGGTTTTGATTTTAGTGAAAACCCGTTAAGTTTAGACTAATACAAACCGTTAAAAAGTGCACCGTGAAAATAGAGTTCGTTATAACATTGGTAAGTATATAATTTCCATGaacaaaattttcgaaaatcagTGCTGAGCCATTTACTGTCGATTCTTGCACGCTGGCCATGTAAATTGTATGAGTGCGTTCTGTTGGTGCAAAGAGAACTCGAATGATGATGTTGGAATGACCATGTCGCCCGACGCTCTGTTCGTGGAATATCTTGTACTCTCATAATCTTTGGTTAAATGCTTACCACGGCAAATTTCTTTTAGTTCGCGTACACTAATAAATACCATCTATATAGTTGTAATTTATTTACGTTTACAGATATCAATTGCATACCTAAACTATaataaaatacagaaatagTAATTAGAGTGAAAATAAGCGGAAAATACAACGTGCGGAGTGTTGCTTTTGTTGGCAAAAGTGCTCTGATGTGTGCAGTCCTCACTACCTGTATCTtgttatttttaatctattgaAAGCTAcgagaaaaaaaacaactaaacATGATAcaaaagagagagagagtaaaTCTTTTCCACTGTTTTGCGGCAGGTTGAATACTGTGAACAGTTTGTCTTGTCTATTGACTACTAAATGAGCATAAACTACTCGTAAATCGATTTTGAAAGGAATGGGCACTGGCATGTACATGAGTGTGATTCGATTTGATCAGTGTCAGTTCCGTACGCTACTTTTCGGCTATGGTTATGACAAAATGAACAAGGCGTTACTTTGGAATCATTTGAAGTTTTTCATTTAGGCATCGGCGGATGAATGAATATTTGCTTTTGTTTCCCTGCTGCTAAATTTGTGTATGTGATTCTATTTCATTCAGGATCATTTTGAGTTGTATGTTTAACACTAATGAGAAGTCAATTTTGGCGTTAAAATAAATTATACCCAAAACAGATCAAAGTACATAAATCAATTATACAATAAACATTTTAGTCGATTTTTCGTAATAAATATATCGGTGTTTTAAAATAACTGGGGACTGTTTCTGTTCCCTAGGGGTTCTGAACGATTTACTCGATAGTAGGGTCATGTGAATCGTTCATCAAATTAATATTTTCACATTGTTCCGCTTTGACCGACGTTTAATAATCGcgatttgattttttcttcTCGCATCCGAATGTGTAggttttttctattatttgtgTAGAGTGTGCAACTCTCGCGACTCCTTTCGCACTTTCGCTCATTATCATTGCATATCGCGTTCATTCTACCCCTACATACTCTTGTTACAAATCCGCCGAGCTTTAGGCTTCTTTATGTTTCTCATAAAACTCGTCCAGATACTTCTTGTACTCAGCTTGGTTGGCCCACATCTGCGATGCTTGTGAGTTTAGCGGACTATCGTTGTTTGGCTCACCAAGCAGCGATTGGATGGAGAGCAGAATCGTTCGAACATCGTACAGTGCGGACCACTTGTCTTTCAGTATGTCCAGGCAGATTGAACCGCTAAGGTCCACGTTTGGGTGGAAACAGGGTGTTAGAAATTTGACGTTCGGCGCCGAGTAAGGATACGAGTTGGGAAACTCTAGCAGTAGTTTATACTTCTGGCCTTTGTATACGGTTTCCTCCGGACCACATATGGTGCCGATCCATTTGAAGAAGTTCTCACCCTCGGGAAACGCCGAGATGGTTTTTTCCGATGACATCATCAGCGCCATCAGCTCCTTCTGGAGTCTGCAAATAGATTAGTTGAGAGTAAAGAGTATTAATTTGAAATTGTTATTCAAGC carries:
- the LOC131689134 gene encoding ubiquitin-conjugating enzyme E2 C translates to MAQNINPERAASSNPSKQNDETLINNNNHAVSKRLQKELMALMMSSEKTISAFPEGENFFKWIGTICGPEETVYKGQKYKLLLEFPNSYPYSAPNVKFLTPCFHPNVDLSGSICLDILKDKWSALYDVRTILLSIQSLLGEPNNDSPLNSQASQMWANQAEYKKYLDEFYEKHKEA